The Pedobacter roseus genome contains a region encoding:
- a CDS encoding YdcF family protein, with amino-acid sequence MALVTKRSKKRKQYLILSLIFFFFFSNGFIVGKIINSYEAGYPKIQQYDVGIVLGGFSGLNKRNDEIAFSGASDRLFQAIALYKKGIIKQILLSSGSANLIDKEVKEADLALKYLRLIGIPDSAILIENQSRNTIENARYSLALIAKKNPQAKVLVITSAWHIPRAKIIFDRHTKNKIEYYPTNFSRGTEFELGDFIIPNTAALGTWELLFKEWIGLLVDRIRG; translated from the coding sequence TTGGCACTTGTAACCAAGCGTTCCAAAAAAAGGAAGCAATATTTAATTTTAAGCTTAATCTTTTTCTTCTTCTTTTCTAATGGTTTTATTGTTGGCAAAATCATAAACAGTTACGAGGCCGGCTATCCTAAAATACAGCAATACGATGTTGGCATTGTGCTCGGCGGTTTTTCGGGTTTAAACAAACGCAATGATGAAATTGCCTTTAGCGGCGCTAGCGATCGGTTATTTCAGGCCATTGCCTTGTATAAAAAAGGTATTATTAAACAGATTTTATTGAGCAGCGGAAGTGCAAACCTGATTGATAAAGAAGTAAAAGAAGCTGATTTAGCCCTAAAATATTTAAGGTTGATCGGCATACCGGATTCTGCCATATTGATCGAAAACCAAAGCAGAAATACCATCGAAAATGCACGGTATAGTTTGGCATTGATTGCAAAAAAGAATCCACAGGCAAAAGTTCTGGTCATTACCAGTGCCTGGCACATTCCAAGAGCCAAAATAATTTTCGACAGGCACACCAAGAATAAAATAGAATATTATCCCACCAATTTTTCAAGAGGTACTGAATTTGAATTGGGCGATTTTATTATTCCAAACACAGCTGCTTTAGGTACATGGGAGCTATTGTTTAAGGAATGGATAGGTTTGCTTGTAGATCGTATAAGGGGTTAA
- a CDS encoding NADPH-dependent FMN reductase produces the protein MITIIAATNRPNSNTLKVAKYYQRQLKERGVDTNLFSLEHLPIDVLNTDMYGKRSEAFQEIQNMIYQTEKFLFIMPEYNGSYPGVLKVLIDACNFPDSFYDKKAALVGISSGKYGNIRGVDHFTGVCHYIHLNILPLRLHIPNIKAELDAEGNFNHPDTIKFTSEQIEKFINF, from the coding sequence ATGATCACAATAATAGCCGCTACCAACAGGCCCAATAGCAATACGCTAAAAGTTGCCAAATATTACCAAAGGCAACTAAAAGAAAGAGGTGTTGATACCAATTTGTTCAGTTTGGAGCACCTGCCAATTGATGTGCTTAATACCGACATGTATGGTAAAAGATCGGAAGCTTTTCAGGAAATCCAGAACATGATTTACCAGACCGAAAAGTTTTTGTTCATCATGCCCGAGTACAACGGCAGTTACCCTGGTGTGCTAAAAGTGCTGATCGATGCCTGTAATTTCCCGGATAGTTTTTATGATAAAAAAGCTGCTTTAGTGGGCATTTCTTCTGGAAAATATGGTAATATCCGCGGTGTTGACCATTTTACAGGCGTTTGTCACTACATTCACCTCAACATTTTGCCATTGCGCCTGCATATTCCAAATATTAAGGCCGAGTTAGATGCAGAAGGCAATTTCAATCATCCTGATACGATAAAATTTACCAGCGAGCAGATAGAAAAGTTCATCAATTTTTAA
- a CDS encoding DUF2130 domain-containing protein yields the protein MPTEIKCPNCAHVFPMEEAMAEDYKKELREKMLSFTKQRDKEYQDKVAALDAEKLQQQKAFETQLAEEKTKLKDNLEENLRKSIAADFETKLQMLEGTAKDNAEKLRLAREKELEFLRREESLKVKEEEMELAFQRKMQEQRNELVEQIRKQEAEKNSIKDTEHQLRLKELEKQLDDQKKLAEEMKRKAEQGSMQLQGEVQELILEELLRSNFPFDLIEEVGKGVRGADCVQVVRNQFGQECGKIIYESKRTKDFGGDWIEKLKKDMRSMGVDVAVIVSQCYPKGMDCFGQRDGVWICSFEEVNAVAYVLRDGILRLSSAMKSQENRGDKMHMLYDYLMGAEFSEQWKAIREGFMSMKLSIQRERDAMERLWKAREKQLEKVLLNATHIRGSIEGIAGSDSVQLSLTDDDDALLLE from the coding sequence ATGCCTACCGAAATAAAATGCCCCAATTGTGCCCATGTTTTTCCGATGGAAGAAGCCATGGCCGAAGATTATAAAAAAGAGCTCCGTGAAAAAATGTTGTCTTTTACGAAGCAGCGCGATAAGGAATATCAGGATAAGGTTGCGGCTTTAGATGCTGAAAAACTGCAGCAACAAAAGGCTTTTGAAACACAACTGGCTGAAGAAAAAACAAAGCTTAAAGATAACCTGGAAGAAAACCTGCGCAAAAGCATTGCTGCTGATTTTGAAACAAAATTACAGATGCTGGAAGGTACTGCGAAAGACAATGCCGAAAAATTAAGGTTGGCCCGCGAGAAAGAACTGGAGTTTCTACGTCGCGAGGAAAGCCTGAAAGTGAAAGAGGAAGAAATGGAACTGGCTTTTCAGCGTAAAATGCAGGAACAGCGCAACGAACTGGTAGAGCAAATCCGTAAACAGGAAGCCGAAAAAAACAGCATTAAAGATACCGAGCATCAGTTGCGTTTAAAAGAATTGGAAAAACAGCTCGATGATCAGAAAAAGCTTGCCGAAGAAATGAAACGCAAGGCCGAGCAGGGCAGTATGCAGTTACAGGGCGAGGTGCAGGAACTGATTTTAGAAGAATTGCTGCGAAGCAATTTTCCATTCGATTTAATTGAAGAAGTTGGTAAAGGCGTTCGCGGGGCCGATTGTGTGCAGGTGGTACGCAATCAGTTTGGACAGGAGTGTGGCAAAATTATTTATGAAAGTAAGCGTACCAAAGATTTTGGGGGCGACTGGATCGAAAAACTGAAGAAAGACATGCGGAGCATGGGTGTTGATGTAGCGGTTATCGTGAGTCAATGTTACCCTAAAGGCATGGATTGTTTCGGTCAGCGTGATGGCGTATGGATCTGTTCTTTCGAAGAGGTAAATGCTGTAGCCTATGTTTTACGCGATGGGATTCTGCGTTTGTCAAGCGCGATGAAATCGCAGGAAAACCGTGGTGATAAAATGCACATGCTTTACGATTACCTGATGGGAGCGGAGTTTTCAGAACAGTGGAAAGCAATCCGTGAAGGTTTTATGAGCATGAAGTTATCCATCCAAAGGGAGCGTGATGCGATGGAACGTTTATGGAAAGCCCGTGAAAAACAATTGGAAAAAGTGTTGTTAAACGCCACGCACATCCGTGGTTCGATAGAAGGCATTGCAGGTAGTGATAGTGTGCAGCTGAGTTTAACGGACGACGACGATGCGTTGCTTTTAGAGTAA
- the obgE gene encoding GTPase ObgE: protein MSQGSNFVDYVKICCRSGKGGAGSAHLHRDILTSMGGPDGGDGGRGGHIIVKGSIHIWTLLHLKYRKHIIAEDGGAGGSSHKFGKQGKDEILEVPLGTIAKDAETGEVLFEITKDGETKILTAGGRGGLGNAHFKNSVQQTPRFAQPGEQGQEVWNILELKVLADVGLVGFPNAGKSTLLSVVSAAKPEIADYPFTTIVPNLGIVSYRGGKSFVMADIPGIIEGASKGKGLGYRFLRHIERNSVLLFMVPADTSRSIKEEYEILKSELETYNPELMQKPHVLAITKSDMLDDELMEEMKHDLPKIPSIFISSVAEKNILELKDMLWKAIEG, encoded by the coding sequence ATGTCACAGGGTTCGAATTTCGTAGATTATGTAAAAATTTGTTGCCGTTCTGGTAAAGGCGGGGCAGGTTCGGCACATTTGCATCGTGATATTTTGACATCAATGGGTGGGCCTGATGGTGGTGATGGCGGTCGTGGCGGCCACATTATCGTTAAAGGCAGTATCCATATCTGGACATTATTGCACCTTAAATACCGCAAACACATCATTGCCGAAGATGGTGGCGCTGGCGGCAGTTCGCACAAATTTGGCAAGCAGGGTAAAGATGAAATCTTAGAGGTTCCACTGGGTACCATCGCCAAAGATGCTGAAACAGGAGAGGTACTTTTCGAAATTACCAAAGATGGTGAAACCAAAATCTTAACGGCCGGTGGTCGTGGGGGGTTAGGTAATGCGCATTTTAAAAATTCGGTTCAGCAAACACCACGTTTTGCGCAACCAGGCGAGCAGGGACAAGAGGTTTGGAACATTTTAGAATTGAAAGTTTTAGCCGATGTTGGTCTGGTAGGTTTCCCGAATGCAGGAAAATCGACTTTACTTTCAGTGGTTTCAGCGGCCAAGCCAGAAATTGCGGACTATCCATTTACCACCATTGTTCCTAATTTAGGCATTGTAAGTTACCGCGGAGGTAAATCTTTTGTAATGGCCGATATTCCGGGTATTATCGAAGGTGCATCAAAAGGTAAAGGTTTAGGTTACCGTTTCCTTCGTCACATTGAGCGTAACTCGGTGCTGTTATTTATGGTTCCTGCCGATACAAGCAGAAGCATTAAAGAAGAATACGAAATTCTTAAAAGCGAACTGGAAACCTACAATCCCGAATTGATGCAAAAACCACATGTTTTGGCCATCACCAAATCGGATATGCTGGATGATGAACTGATGGAAGAAATGAAACATGATCTGCCAAAAATCCCATCAATATTTATCTCATCAGTAGCAGAAAAAAACATTCTGGAGCTGAAAGATATGCTTTGGAAAGCGATTGAAGGATAG
- a CDS encoding adenylate kinase has product MLNLVLFGPPGAGKGTQSEKLIAKYQLVHVSTGDLFRAHVKGETELGKKVSQLLADGELVPDAITIAMLEEEVDKNPDAKGFVFDGFPRTVPQAIELDLFLERKGSKVAGVIALDVDQDELTKRIAERHKVSGRPDDDAEKLKKRISEYFDKTIHVLPYYEEQGKLNKVNGIGEIETVYNDLCAVIDQYKV; this is encoded by the coding sequence ATGCTTAATTTAGTTCTCTTTGGCCCTCCAGGGGCGGGTAAAGGCACCCAATCTGAAAAACTGATTGCAAAATATCAGTTGGTACACGTTTCAACAGGCGATCTTTTTAGAGCTCACGTTAAAGGAGAAACCGAATTAGGAAAAAAAGTTAGTCAATTGTTAGCTGATGGAGAATTGGTACCTGATGCGATTACAATTGCCATGCTTGAAGAAGAGGTGGATAAAAATCCTGATGCAAAAGGATTTGTGTTTGATGGATTTCCGCGTACCGTTCCACAAGCGATAGAGCTTGATTTATTTTTAGAGCGCAAAGGCAGCAAAGTTGCCGGCGTAATTGCTTTAGATGTAGATCAGGACGAATTAACAAAGCGTATTGCAGAGCGCCATAAAGTTAGTGGCCGACCAGATGATGACGCTGAAAAACTTAAAAAACGTATTTCAGAATACTTTGATAAAACCATCCATGTATTACCTTATTACGAGGAGCAGGGAAAATTAAACAAGGTAAACGGAATCGGTGAAATAGAAACAGTATATAACGATCTTTGCGCAGTAATTGATCAGTATAAAGTTTAA
- a CDS encoding OsmC family protein: protein MVKATINKEHYACSVSNGSHDIIVDEPIELGGTHKGFAPKGLLMASLASCVAITLRMYVDRKEWPVDKIEVEVNTDTENGEMVFFEEITCTGQLTEEQKSRLEDIASKCPVSKILTVGHEVRSKVL from the coding sequence ATGGTAAAAGCAACAATAAATAAAGAGCACTATGCGTGTTCGGTAAGTAATGGTTCTCACGATATTATAGTAGACGAACCGATAGAATTAGGCGGAACACATAAAGGCTTTGCACCAAAAGGTTTGTTAATGGCTTCTTTGGCATCGTGTGTAGCCATTACTTTAAGGATGTACGTGGATAGAAAGGAATGGCCGGTTGATAAAATAGAGGTAGAAGTAAATACCGATACAGAAAATGGAGAAATGGTGTTTTTTGAAGAAATTACCTGTACAGGACAGCTTACTGAGGAGCAAAAAAGCAGGCTGGAAGATATTGCTTCTAAATGTCCGGTGAGTAAAATTTTGACGGTAGGGCACGAAGTAAGATCGAAAGTGCTTTAA
- a CDS encoding acyl-CoA thioesterase: MPRTKNHIELQFLSEPSDVNYGGKVHGGMMMKWIDQAAFACALQWSQSYCVTVYVGGIRFFHPVHIGHLVKMEARIIYTGKTSMHIAVDAFSKPVGQTDFVKNTHCIIVFVAVDDNGQPKAIPSFKPKTEKEIAMHGYAIKLMELRKSIDKEMEPYIV; encoded by the coding sequence ATGCCCAGAACCAAAAATCATATCGAACTTCAATTTTTAAGCGAACCTTCTGATGTTAATTATGGGGGTAAAGTGCATGGTGGTATGATGATGAAATGGATTGACCAGGCTGCTTTTGCCTGTGCCCTACAATGGAGCCAAAGTTATTGCGTTACCGTTTATGTGGGTGGTATCCGCTTTTTTCACCCGGTGCACATTGGTCACTTGGTTAAAATGGAAGCCCGCATTATTTATACCGGTAAAACCAGCATGCACATTGCAGTTGATGCTTTTTCTAAACCGGTGGGACAAACTGATTTTGTGAAAAATACCCATTGCATCATTGTTTTTGTAGCCGTTGATGATAATGGCCAACCAAAAGCAATCCCCTCTTTCAAACCAAAAACAGAAAAAGAAATTGCGATGCATGGCTATGCCATTAAATTAATGGAATTACGCAAAAGTATTGATAAGGAAATGGAGCCTTATATTGTGTAG
- a CDS encoding YtxH domain-containing protein, with translation MKYRKLIGKYLKHETDNSAKIALALVAGLAAGAVISILFAPDSGAGTRGKIAGGARNLRYGFQDKYNLLKEKVFGVEAIEEDIVEQEVPHFKHTVTKKRKSDVKEILENAHENGQVQEGQG, from the coding sequence ATGAAATACAGAAAGTTAATCGGAAAATATTTAAAGCACGAAACAGATAACAGTGCAAAAATAGCGCTTGCCCTGGTGGCCGGTTTAGCCGCAGGTGCAGTGATCAGTATTTTATTTGCGCCTGATAGCGGTGCAGGTACCCGTGGAAAAATTGCAGGCGGTGCCAGAAATCTGCGTTACGGATTTCAGGATAAATACAACCTTTTGAAAGAAAAGGTTTTTGGTGTTGAAGCCATTGAAGAAGATATTGTTGAGCAAGAAGTTCCTCATTTTAAACACACCGTTACGAAGAAACGTAAATCGGATGTGAAAGAGATCCTGGAAAATGCACATGAAAATGGTCAGGTGCAGGAAGGCCAGGGATAA
- a CDS encoding glycoside hydrolase family 97 protein — translation MNKKLNQFFNRSKILTLICVLLFVGDVFGNVPGKDLKSPDGNLLASFALAEGGVPTYSLKYKGKDVIKTSKLGLELKDGKSLMNGFSITDTKTSTFNETWKPVWGEVKEIVNHYNELAVTLTQKETNRYIIVRLRLFNDGLGFRYEFPEQKNLDYFVIKEEKTQFALAGDHKAFWLPGDYDTQEYSTVTSNLSEVRGKMKAAVTPNASQTTFSPTGLQTPLMMKSKDGLYINIHEAALINYSLMSLNLDDKNMVLESWLTPDAVGDKGYMQAPCLSPWRTIIVSDKAGDILTSKLTYNLNEPTKFKDVSWIKPTKYVGVWWEMITGKSTWAYNNLTSVQLGVTDYAKTKPNGKHAANTAHVKEYIDFAAKNGLDAVLVEGWNEGWEDWFGKTKDYVFDFVTPYPDFDVKELHRYAASKGIKMIMHHETSSSVRNYERHLDTAYKFMKANGYDAVKSGYVGNMIPRGEHHYGQWLNNHYLYAIQKAAEYKIMVNAHEAVRPTGLARTYPNLIGNESARGTEYEAFGGNNADHTTILPFTRLIGGPMDYTPGIFETRVSAYNPENTSFVHSTLARQLALYVTMYSPLQMAADLPETYNKYMDAFQFIKDVAVDWDDTKVLEAEPGDYITFARKAKGKNNWFVGRTNDEEARTSKIDFSFLDPGKKYMATIYADAKDANYETNPKAYTIRKMEVSNKTKLTQYCAPGGGYAISIMQK, via the coding sequence ATGAATAAAAAACTTAACCAATTCTTTAACCGCTCTAAAATCCTTACTTTAATATGTGTTTTGCTGTTTGTTGGAGATGTTTTCGGGAACGTTCCCGGAAAAGATTTGAAGTCGCCGGATGGCAATCTGTTGGCTAGCTTTGCTTTGGCTGAAGGAGGGGTGCCAACCTACAGCTTAAAGTATAAAGGAAAAGACGTTATAAAAACCAGCAAGCTGGGACTGGAGCTTAAAGACGGAAAATCTTTAATGAATGGTTTCTCCATCACCGATACCAAAACCAGCACTTTTAACGAAACCTGGAAACCGGTTTGGGGCGAGGTTAAAGAAATCGTAAACCATTACAACGAGCTGGCGGTAACCCTTACCCAAAAAGAAACAAACCGTTATATAATTGTGCGTTTGCGTTTGTTTAATGATGGTTTGGGATTTAGATATGAATTTCCTGAGCAGAAGAATCTGGATTACTTCGTCATAAAAGAAGAGAAAACCCAGTTTGCATTGGCTGGAGATCATAAAGCATTTTGGCTTCCGGGCGATTACGATACGCAGGAATACAGCACGGTGACTTCAAACTTATCAGAAGTTCGTGGTAAAATGAAAGCTGCAGTAACACCAAATGCCTCGCAAACTACTTTTTCACCAACCGGCTTACAAACGCCTTTGATGATGAAGAGTAAAGATGGTTTGTACATCAATATCCACGAAGCTGCATTGATCAATTATTCTTTAATGTCGCTAAATTTGGATGATAAGAACATGGTTTTAGAATCGTGGTTAACACCCGATGCCGTTGGCGATAAAGGTTATATGCAGGCACCTTGTTTATCGCCTTGGCGCACCATTATCGTGAGCGATAAAGCTGGCGATATTTTAACTTCAAAGCTTACATACAACCTTAATGAACCAACAAAATTTAAAGATGTATCGTGGATTAAACCAACCAAATACGTTGGTGTTTGGTGGGAAATGATCACCGGAAAGAGTACCTGGGCCTATAACAATTTAACCAGTGTACAATTGGGTGTAACCGATTATGCCAAAACAAAACCTAACGGAAAACATGCCGCAAATACAGCTCATGTGAAAGAATACATCGATTTCGCTGCTAAAAATGGCTTAGATGCGGTTTTGGTTGAGGGCTGGAACGAAGGCTGGGAAGATTGGTTTGGTAAAACAAAAGATTATGTGTTTGATTTTGTAACCCCTTACCCTGATTTTGATGTAAAAGAACTGCACCGTTATGCGGCAAGTAAAGGCATAAAAATGATTATGCACCACGAAACTTCTTCGTCGGTACGTAATTATGAGCGCCATTTAGATACGGCTTATAAATTTATGAAAGCCAATGGTTATGATGCCGTTAAAAGTGGTTATGTAGGCAATATGATCCCGAGGGGAGAGCACCACTATGGCCAATGGTTAAACAACCATTATTTATATGCGATCCAAAAAGCAGCCGAATATAAAATTATGGTGAATGCACATGAGGCGGTTCGTCCGACAGGTTTAGCGCGTACTTACCCAAATTTGATTGGAAACGAATCGGCAAGGGGAACCGAATATGAAGCGTTTGGCGGCAACAATGCTGATCATACCACTATTTTGCCATTTACCCGTTTAATCGGCGGACCGATGGACTATACCCCTGGTATTTTCGAAACCAGGGTTAGTGCTTACAATCCTGAAAATACTTCTTTTGTACACAGTACTTTGGCGCGTCAACTGGCGCTTTATGTAACGATGTACAGTCCATTGCAAATGGCTGCCGATTTACCAGAAACCTATAACAAGTACATGGATGCTTTCCAGTTTATTAAAGATGTGGCAGTAGATTGGGACGATACCAAGGTTTTAGAAGCAGAACCTGGAGATTATATCACTTTTGCACGTAAAGCTAAAGGAAAAAACAACTGGTTTGTAGGTCGTACCAATGATGAGGAAGCCCGTACTTCCAAAATCGACTTCAGTTTCCTGGATCCGGGTAAAAAATACATGGCAACCATTTATGCTGATGCAAAGGATGCCAATTATGAAACCAATCCGAAAGCCTATACCATCCGCAAAATGGAAGTGAGCAACAAAACGAAATTGACACAATATTGTGCACCTGGTGGTGGTTATGCGATTAGCATTATGCAGAAATAA
- a CDS encoding HAMP domain-containing sensor histidine kinase, translating into MKIKTKLRLGFGFLFIIVISFGLIALFYLNELSDKSKVILKDNYKSLKYVAAMRNIIDQNQFPLNSQQQATFTENLKNEGKNITEPGEKMAYQQLEGAFKVLGNPQPEAIKSDRIKDLRLALQNIEQVNMKAIYDKNELANEASSRANLYIMIAATLSFIILFTFIVNFPGFVANPLAEFSAAIKQISRKNYKQRLHFENGDEFTELADSFNGMVVKLNEWENSNLSKIKSEKSRIEAIIAQMQDAIIGLNEKGEVLFLNHLAAKLMNLDEDKVIGQNVAELMQKNELLKRIIKPETADNTLKIYADDKESYFLLENREIIIPNYEEQEEKALIAASKSAGSVYILKNITQFKELDEAKTNFIATVSHELKTPLSSIKMSLKLLNDERVGAMNEEQHELLNHIKEDSDRLLKITSELLDLSQVETGNLKLTFALTKPEDIVQYAIDAVKFQAEQKSINLELNCDKNLPNVNADIQKTAWVLVNFLSNALRYSSEKSKVVIDVLQKDKFIEFSVKDFGKGIDEKYQKRLFDRYFQVPTDGQNKSGSGLGLAISKDFIEAEQGKIWVVSAIGEGSKFCFSLPVVV; encoded by the coding sequence ATGAAAATTAAAACCAAGCTCCGCCTCGGATTCGGGTTTCTCTTTATAATCGTAATATCCTTTGGATTGATTGCGCTTTTTTACCTAAACGAACTGTCCGATAAATCGAAGGTAATTCTTAAAGACAACTACAAATCGCTGAAATATGTTGCTGCCATGCGCAACATTATCGACCAGAACCAATTTCCATTAAACAGCCAACAACAGGCCACGTTTACCGAAAATTTAAAAAACGAAGGTAAAAACATTACTGAACCTGGTGAAAAAATGGCTTATCAGCAATTGGAAGGCGCTTTTAAAGTACTGGGAAATCCGCAACCTGAAGCTATTAAATCAGATCGTATTAAGGATTTACGCCTGGCGCTCCAAAATATCGAACAGGTAAACATGAAAGCCATTTATGATAAAAATGAGCTGGCCAACGAAGCTTCATCAAGGGCGAACCTTTATATTATGATTGCTGCTACCTTAAGCTTTATCATTCTATTTACTTTTATTGTTAATTTTCCGGGTTTTGTGGCCAATCCGCTTGCCGAGTTTAGCGCTGCCATTAAACAGATCAGTCGCAAAAATTATAAACAGCGACTGCATTTTGAAAACGGCGACGAATTTACCGAACTGGCCGACTCGTTTAACGGCATGGTGGTTAAATTAAACGAATGGGAAAACAGCAATTTATCAAAAATAAAATCAGAAAAATCGCGTATCGAAGCCATTATTGCACAGATGCAGGATGCCATTATCGGTTTAAACGAAAAAGGAGAAGTGCTTTTTTTAAACCACCTGGCTGCAAAACTGATGAACCTTGATGAAGATAAGGTAATTGGACAAAATGTTGCGGAACTGATGCAAAAAAACGAACTGTTAAAACGCATTATTAAACCTGAAACAGCTGATAATACATTAAAAATTTATGCTGATGACAAGGAATCGTATTTCCTTTTAGAAAATCGCGAAATTATTATCCCAAATTACGAGGAACAGGAAGAAAAAGCTTTAATTGCTGCTTCAAAATCGGCTGGTAGTGTATATATTTTGAAAAACATCACCCAGTTTAAGGAATTGGATGAGGCCAAAACGAATTTTATTGCAACGGTTTCGCATGAATTAAAAACACCATTATCATCTATCAAAATGAGCTTGAAACTGCTTAATGATGAACGTGTAGGTGCGATGAACGAAGAACAGCACGAGTTACTCAATCACATTAAAGAAGACAGCGACAGGCTTTTAAAAATAACCAGCGAGCTGCTCGATCTTTCGCAGGTTGAAACCGGCAATTTAAAACTCACTTTCGCCCTCACTAAACCTGAAGATATTGTACAATATGCTATTGATGCGGTTAAATTCCAGGCAGAGCAAAAATCCATCAACCTGGAACTAAACTGTGATAAAAATCTCCCTAATGTGAACGCCGACATCCAAAAAACAGCCTGGGTGCTGGTCAATTTTTTATCTAACGCTTTGCGTTACAGTTCAGAGAAATCGAAAGTGGTCATCGATGTTTTGCAAAAAGATAAATTCATTGAGTTTTCGGTAAAAGATTTTGGAAAAGGAATAGATGAAAAATATCAAAAACGCCTGTTCGACCGGTATTTTCAGGTGCCTACAGATGGTCAGAACAAATCGGGATCGGGCTTGGGATTGGCTATTTCTAAAGATTTTATAGAAGCAGAACAGGGAAAAATATGGGTAGTGAGCGCTATCGGAGAAGGAAGTAAATTTTGTTTTAGTTTACCTGTTGTGGTATAG
- a CDS encoding ParA family protein → MSKIIALANQKGGVGKTTSSINLAASLAVLEYKTLLVDADPQANSTSGIGFDPRNIKDSIYECIINDIDPLQAIQKTDTPNLDLLPAHIDLVGAEIEMINLNNREYKMKAVLEKIKDQYDFIIIDCSPSLGLITINALTAADSVIIPVQCEYFALEGLGKLLNTIKIVQNRLNPDLEIEGILLTMYDVRLRLSNQVVEEVKTHFNELVFDTIIQRNTRLSEAPSYGVSVIMHDANCKGAINYLNLAREIVKKNGLLKEEENIGTATL, encoded by the coding sequence ATGAGCAAAATTATTGCATTAGCAAATCAAAAAGGTGGTGTTGGTAAAACAACTTCATCTATAAACCTGGCTGCGAGTTTGGCCGTTCTTGAATACAAAACTTTACTGGTAGATGCTGATCCTCAGGCAAATTCGACTTCAGGTATCGGTTTCGATCCCCGAAATATTAAAGATAGTATTTATGAGTGTATTATTAATGATATTGACCCTTTACAGGCCATTCAGAAAACAGATACACCAAATTTAGATTTACTGCCTGCCCACATTGATTTGGTTGGTGCAGAAATTGAGATGATTAACCTGAACAACCGCGAGTATAAAATGAAAGCGGTTTTGGAGAAAATAAAAGATCAGTATGATTTTATTATCATCGATTGTTCTCCATCACTGGGTTTAATTACCATCAACGCTTTAACCGCTGCAGATTCGGTTATTATCCCGGTACAGTGCGAATATTTCGCTTTAGAAGGTTTGGGTAAATTATTAAATACCATTAAAATTGTGCAGAACCGCTTAAACCCGGATTTAGAGATTGAAGGTATTCTGTTAACCATGTATGATGTGCGTTTACGTTTATCGAACCAGGTGGTAGAAGAGGTGAAAACACACTTTAACGAATTGGTTTTTGATACCATTATTCAGCGTAATACCCGTTTAAGTGAAGCGCCAAGTTATGGCGTTTCAGTAATTATGCACGATGCGAACTGTAAAGGCGCAATTAACTACCTTAACCTTGCCCGTGAGATTGTAAAGAAAAACGGCCTGTTAAAGGAAGAAGAAAACATTGGAACAGCAACTTTATAA